One Aliidongia dinghuensis DNA window includes the following coding sequences:
- a CDS encoding patatin-like phospholipase family protein yields MTDMLDAPIPPKKTRTKQNGPKRINLALQGGGSHGAFTWGVLDRLLEDDRLEIDGISGTSAGAMNAAALAQGYVDGGREGARASLNQFWGRISDFSRYSPVQRSLMDRLMGNWNLDTSPGYLLLDTIGRAFSPYQTNPLNWHPIRTVLEEEIDIARIRRCKNLNLFVSATNVRTGKIRVFDRKDLSIDALLASACLPTVFQAIEIDGDPYWDGGYMGNPAIFPLIYGCESQDVVIVQINPVEREGTPQTTSEILNRLNEITFNSTLMRELRAIAFVQRLIHQDMLHGDHVSRLKVMHIHLISAEEHMKEFGASSKMNADPEFLHYLKELGRAQADRWLGETYDKIGKQTSIDIKGYL; encoded by the coding sequence ATGACCGACATGCTCGACGCGCCCATCCCACCGAAGAAGACGCGCACCAAACAGAACGGACCGAAACGCATCAACCTGGCACTCCAAGGCGGCGGCTCGCACGGCGCCTTCACCTGGGGCGTGCTCGACCGGCTGCTCGAGGACGATCGGCTCGAGATCGACGGCATCAGCGGCACCAGCGCCGGCGCCATGAACGCCGCGGCCCTGGCGCAAGGCTATGTCGACGGCGGGCGCGAGGGCGCCCGCGCCTCGCTTAATCAGTTCTGGGGCCGGATCAGCGACTTCTCGCGCTACAGCCCCGTCCAGCGCAGCCTGATGGACCGGCTGATGGGCAACTGGAACCTCGACACGTCGCCCGGCTACCTGCTGCTCGACACGATCGGCCGGGCGTTTTCGCCCTACCAGACCAATCCGCTCAACTGGCACCCGATCCGCACGGTGCTGGAAGAGGAGATCGACATCGCGCGCATCCGCCGCTGCAAGAACCTCAACCTGTTCGTGTCGGCAACCAACGTGCGGACCGGCAAGATCCGCGTGTTCGACCGCAAGGACCTGTCGATTGACGCGCTCCTGGCGTCCGCCTGCCTGCCGACCGTGTTCCAGGCGATCGAGATCGACGGCGATCCCTACTGGGACGGCGGCTACATGGGCAACCCGGCGATCTTCCCGCTGATCTACGGCTGCGAGAGCCAGGACGTGGTGATCGTGCAGATCAACCCGGTCGAGCGCGAGGGCACGCCGCAGACCACGTCGGAGATCCTGAACCGCCTCAACGAGATCACATTCAATTCGACGCTGATGCGCGAACTGCGCGCGATCGCCTTTGTCCAGCGCCTGATCCACCAGGACATGCTGCACGGCGACCATGTCTCGCGCCTGAAAGTGATGCACATCCACCTGATCAGCGCCGAAGAGCACATGAAGGAGTTCGGCGCTTCGAGCAAGATGAACGCCGACCCGGAATTCCTCCATTATCTCAAGGAGCTGGGCCGCGCCCAGGCCGACAGGTGGCTGGGGGAGACCTACGACAAGATCGGCAAGCAGACGAGCATCGACATCAAGGGCTATCTCTGA